One genomic region from Gadus morhua chromosome 9, gadMor3.0, whole genome shotgun sequence encodes:
- the arpin gene encoding arpin — translation MSRIYHNTSLQNKPVHNDRIDSIWPPASDSGPGVLLEGMLRDVSRHVITDVNNQKVRFYALYIKPTRIHQRRFDPSGKEIEPNFSDTRKVNTGYLMSSFKTEAKGESDRLSEQQLAAMVNQAELVKITCKHTPSGGTLAFWYPEAQMENTELEVGQEVRLKTRGNSPFIFSLAQVDAGNVTKCNFAGDENAGASWTDKIMANKAGAAGVQSNSGEGQGAEEDEWDE, via the exons TTGCAAAATAAACCAGTCCATAATGATAGAATAGACAGCATTTGGCCCCCTGCATCTGACAG CGGGCCGGGGGTCCTTCTCGAAGGAATGCTTCGGGATGTCTCCCGACATGTCATCACCGACGTCAATAATCAGAAG GTGCGTTTCTATGCATTGTACATCAAACCAACCCGTATCCATCAGCGAAGGTTTGACCCCAGTGGAAAGGAAATCGAGCCGAATTTCAGTGACACCAGGAAGGTCAACACTGGTTACCTAATGTCCTCCTTCA AGACGGAGGCCAAAGGGGAGTCGGATCGTCTGTCTGAGCAGCAGCTGGCGGCCATGGTGAACCAGGCAGAGCTGGTGAAGATAACCTGCAAGCACACACCCAGCGGCGGCACCCTGGCCTTCTGGTACCCCGAGGCCCAGATGGAGAACACAGAGCTTGAGGTGGGCCAGGAGGTGCGCCTCAAGACCAGAGGAAACAGCCCCTTCATCT TCTCGTTAGCCCAGGTGGACGCCGGTAATGTAACAAAGTGCAATTTCGCTGGAGATGAAAATGCTGGCGCATCATGGACGGACAAGATCATGGCCAACAAAGCAGGGGCAGCTGGTGTTCAGAGCAACAgcggagagggacagggggccGAGGAGGACGAATGG GACGAATGA
- the anpeplb gene encoding alanyl (membrane) aminopeptidase-like b produces the protein MATAIYVSKVFAIITVTLTVSAIAGIVTMMIVYEAQIAGMDPTPRPTTLPPTTLPTGPPPDMRLPGNLVPKSYKLFLQPHLYPSLNMSDVNATDQINVFTGNSTVFFQCVEKTKTIILHNKNLTLLGLIVTDCDSGKLLPFVKYLQYDDWTDFLEIQMSDALAEGGNYSLFVDFQGEMAEDLEGLYVSTYNEDGLKKFIASTQMEPTSARKVFPCFDEPAMKATFDVTIIHRQPTIALGNWPKSGSRLLDDDWSATTFFATKLMSTYLLAFSVSEFPYTENPKPNVNGVKIKTYARKELIEAGHAVYATNIADKLLNYYVKLFNITYPLQKLDQFVVPEHRAAAMENWGLIMYDESAVLFDSKTSGQRQKEWIVEIVAHELAHQWFGNLVTMRWWNDIWLNEGFATYMANLGLAQEEPTWNMKQMNEMRQRQNAFEVDALNSSHPLSSPAVDIQDPGQIDEMFSSISYLKGGAVLRMLEDFMTESSFQKGIKMYLKAFQYNSVETHDLWEYMQKAYKGDNGVYDIPEVMNTWTQQIGYPIITINTSNGEVYQKQFTQDLSIESGQVWQIPIRVMSETANPSFVLLTDGNPVRMENFISNGGKWILANINATGYYRVNYDPENWKRLLDQLESNPNAIPLMNRGQLIDDAFHLTRAKMVNVTLGLNTTRFLQNDTACLPWSTAIQNLNYFVEMFDRSLVYGPMQAYMRKLVTPLYMHFKDYTDNSTIPIELYQQQNQLNAINVACSNGLPECEIMAVKMFRNWMKNETYNSIHPNLRPAIYCQALAAGGDMEWDFAWRKYQECTISPDKHLLAHALSCTKKIWLLNRLLEYTLDPEKIRKADVFETIMNVGANAVGQGLAWNFIRAHWETFHEERRMGVSIALREVTKRFSTDFELQELRQFQVLQNATSNMLMNQAIEQTQANNQWVKENKQTVLEWFLAETGSEEWYST, from the exons ATGGCGACAGCGATATATGTGTCCAAGGTCTTCGCCATCATTACGGTCACCCTGACCGTCTCAGCCATCGCGGGAATCGTCACCATGATGATTGTTTACGAGGCTCAGATCGCCGGGATGGATCCAACACCCCGGCCAACCACCCTACCCCCAACTACGCTCCCCACAGGCCCTCCACCGGACATGCGGCTTCCTGGGAACCTGGTGCCCAAAAGCTACAAGCTCttcctccagcctcatctctacCCCAGCCTTAACATGAGCGACGTCAACGCAACGGACCAGATCAATGTCTTCACTGGGAACTCCACTGTGTTCTTCCAATGTGTAGAGAAAACCAAGACCATAATCCTTCACAACAAAAACTTGACACTTCTCGGGCTGATTGTGACCGACTGCGACTCGGGAAAGCTGCTCCCCTTTGTCAAGTACTTGCAATACGACGATTGGACGGATTTCCTCGAGATTCAGATGTCTGACGCACTTGCAGAAGGCGGAAATTATAGTTTGTTTGTGGATTTCCAGggtgagatggcagaggacttGGAAGGTTTGTATGTAAGCACCTACAACGAAGACGGCCTAAAGAA ATTCATCGCCAGCACCCAAATGGAGCCCACCAGCGCCAGAAAAGTTTTTCCTTGTTTTGATGAACCGGCGATGAAGGCTACATTTGATGTCACCATTATCCACAGACAACCAACGATTGCACTGGGAAACTGGCCAAAGtctg GTTCGCGCTTACTAGACGACGACTGGTCGGCCACCACATTCTTTGCCACAAAGCTGATGTCCACATACCTGCTGGCCTTTTCAGTCTCAGAGTTTCCTTATACCGAAAACCCTAAACCGAACGTCAATGGAGTGAAAATCAAA ACGTACGCACGGAAAGAACTTATTGAAGCTGGACACGCTGTGTATGCAACAAACATCGCTGACAAGCTTCTCAACTACTACGTGAAACTATTCAACATTACTTACCCTCTTCAAAAGCTGG ATCAGTTTGTTGTGCCGGAACATCGCGCTGCAGCCATGGAGAACTGGGGTCTAATCATGTATGATGAGTCTGCAGTGCTTTTCGATAGCAAAACCTCAGGTCAAAGGCAAAAAGAATGGATTGTGGAGATTGTTGCACACGAGCTGGCCCACCAG TGGTTTGGAAACCTTGTGACGATGAGATGGTGGAATGACATTTGGCTGAATGAGGGCTTCGCCACCTATATGGCCAACCTGGGTCTCGCCCAGGAAGAACCTACCTGGAACATG AAACAAATGAACGAAATGAGGCAGCGACAAAATGCATTCGAGGTGGACGCTCTGaactcctctcatcctctcagtTCTCCTGCAGTTGACATCCAGGATCCTGGTCAGATCGACGAGATGTTCAGCAGCATCTCCTACTTAAAG GGTGGTGCCGTGCTGAGGATGCTGGAGGACTTCATGACTGAGTCATCGTTTCAGAAAGGGATCAAA ATGTATCTGAAGGCATTCCAGTATAATAGCGTCGAAACACATGATTTGTGGGAATATATGCAGAAG GCCTACAAGGGAGATAATGGCGTCTATGATATTCCTGAAGTGATGAACACATGGACCCAACAGATTGGGTATCCTATCATCACCATCAACACCAGCAATGGAGAGGTCTACCAGAAGCAGTTCACGCAGGACCTGTCAATAGAATCAGG TCAGGTATGGCAAATCCCGATCAGAGTTATGTCAGAGACGGCTAACCCCTCCTTTGTCTTGCTGACCGACGGTAACCCAG TAAGGATGGAGAATTTCATCTCCAATGGAGGAAAGTGGATTCTAGCCAATATCAATGCTACTGGATATTACAGGGTGAACTACGACCCAGAGAACTGGAAGAGACTCTTGGATCAGCTAGAGAGCAACCCCAAT GCTATACCACTCATGAACAGAGGACAACTTATTGACGATGCATTTCACCTGACCAG GGCCAAAATGGTGAACGTGACGCTTGGACTGAACACCACTCGATTCCTCCAGAATGACACGGCGTGTCTCCCCTGGTCCACCGCCATCCAGAACCTCAACTACTTTGTTGAGATGTTTGATCGCTCCTTGGTCTATGGTCCCATGCAG GCATATATGCGAAAGCTGGTTACGCCGCTGTATATGCACTTCAAGGACTACACAGACAACTCAACAATTCCAATTGAACTTTATCAGCA GCAAAATCAGCTAAATGCCATCAACGTGGCCTGTTCAAACGGACTCCCAGAGTGTGAGATCATGGCTGTCAAGATGTTTAGGAACTGGATGAAGAATGAAACTTACAACag CATCCATCCCAACCTGCGGCCTGCCATCTACTGCCAGGCGTTGGCTGCAGGGGGGGACATGGAGTGGGACTTTGCGTGGAGGAAGTACCAGGAATGCACCATATCCCCAGACAAACACCTCCTTGCTCATGCACTCTCCTGCACCAAAAAGATATGGCTGCTTAACAG ATTACTGGAATACACACTGGACCCTGAGAAGATACGCAAGGCTGATGTTTTCGAGACCATTATGAATGTTGGCGCAAACGCAGTGGGGCAGGGCTTGGCGTGGAACTTTATCCGTGCACACTGGGAAACCTTTCATGAGGA ACGTAGAATGGGTGTGAGTATTGCACTTCGGGAGGTGACCAAGAGGTTCTCCACAGACTTTGAACTGCAGGAG TTGAGGCAGTTCCAGGTGCTGCAGAATGCAACAAGTAACATGCTTATGAACCAGGCAATAGAGCAGACCCAAGCAAACAACCAGTGGGTCAAGGAGAACAAGCAAACAGTACTGGAATGGTTCCTGGCAGAAACAGGCTCTGAGGAGTGGTACAGCACATAA